One Blastocatellia bacterium DNA window includes the following coding sequences:
- the moaC gene encoding cyclic pyranopterin monophosphate synthase MoaC has translation MTQFSHLDEQGNAQMVDVTNKTYSKRHAIASGLVKMSPETVAAIRAHQLPKGNPFETARIAGILAAKQTATLIPLCHPLPISHADISLTLTDEGIRILASVSIAAPTGVEMEALTAVSVAALTIYDMCKAIDKSIVITNIQLESKKGGKSGDWKRS, from the coding sequence ATGACACAGTTTTCTCATTTAGATGAGCAAGGCAATGCTCAAATGGTAGATGTCACCAATAAAACCTATAGTAAGCGTCATGCTATCGCTAGTGGGTTAGTAAAAATGTCTCCTGAAACAGTGGCAGCTATTCGCGCCCATCAACTACCTAAAGGTAATCCATTTGAAACAGCCCGTATAGCTGGCATTTTAGCAGCCAAACAAACAGCTACTTTAATTCCTCTTTGTCACCCACTGCCAATTAGTCATGCTGATATCAGCTTAACATTAACGGATGAAGGCATTAGAATTTTGGCTAGTGTTTCTATTGCAGCCCCTACAGGGGTAGAAATGGAAGCTCTAACGGCTGTAAGTGTTGCAGCATTAACTATTTATGATATGTGTAAAGCTATAGATAAAAGTATTGTTATTACAAATATTCAACTAGAAAGTAAAAAAGGTGGGAAATCTGGCGATTGGAAGCGAAGCTAA
- a CDS encoding YihY/virulence factor BrkB family protein: protein MSSKKGKNKKTQKTQKTSTNSTQVVKPPEEVFLSVGEQFSIWLKQILNALKQAAIKSNDDNCFALAKEAAYSFILSFFPMLVALITLFFIWGNATRSITEILTTLNRMMPTESYKIVENYIQSMTLDSSSKLFWFSLIGAIWGASGIMGTIQSAFNKIYKIKSQRSFWKQQLMSIFLVFVTGIPLFISTIVTLFGEQVELFLIRKYGFDYIWDYIWSWTRWIIVLITVVSMAVLIYRVGTERKQKWRLVLPGAMLATMLWLIATLLFNYYVQHFGSYNQVYGSLGAVIILLIWMFLTAFALLYGAEFNYQLELMSNKKE from the coding sequence TTGAGTAGTAAAAAGGGTAAAAATAAAAAAACACAAAAAACACAGAAAACATCAACTAACTCTACTCAAGTAGTTAAGCCTCCAGAAGAGGTATTTTTATCAGTAGGGGAGCAGTTTTCTATTTGGTTAAAACAAATATTAAATGCTCTTAAACAAGCAGCGATTAAGTCAAATGATGATAATTGTTTTGCTTTAGCAAAAGAAGCTGCATATTCTTTTATCCTGTCTTTTTTCCCAATGTTAGTAGCACTTATAACCCTTTTTTTTATTTGGGGAAATGCTACTCGTAGCATCACAGAAATACTTACTACACTTAACAGAATGATGCCTACAGAGAGCTATAAAATTGTAGAAAACTATATTCAAAGCATGACTCTAGATTCTAGTTCTAAGTTGTTTTGGTTTTCGCTAATTGGAGCTATTTGGGGTGCTTCTGGAATAATGGGTACAATACAATCTGCTTTTAATAAAATTTATAAAATTAAATCTCAAAGAAGTTTTTGGAAACAACAATTAATGTCTATTTTTTTGGTATTTGTTACAGGTATTCCATTATTTATATCTACTATAGTTACACTTTTTGGAGAACAGGTAGAACTTTTTTTAATAAGGAAATATGGGTTTGATTATATATGGGATTATATTTGGAGTTGGACACGTTGGATAATAGTTTTAATAACAGTAGTTTCTATGGCTGTGCTAATTTATCGTGTAGGAACAGAGCGTAAGCAAAAATGGAGGCTTGTACTGCCAGGCGCGATGCTAGCAACAATGCTTTGGTTAATTGCTACATTGCTATTTAATTATTATGTTCAACATTTTGGATCTTATAACCAAGTTTATGGAAGTTTAGGAGCAGTAATTATTTTATTAATTTGGATGTTTCTAACAGCTTTTGCACTACTTTATGGAGCAGAGTTTAATTATCAATTAGAATTAATGAGCAATAAGAAAGAGTAA
- a CDS encoding serine/threonine-protein phosphatase, with the protein MTEQDNIQLKIFGISDTGVIRSQNQDSFIVADLSTGSILADFSSRRFVSGTKEIINQNLGSEGSLLAVADGMGGAAAGDIASYLGLDTLVAELTKAVNNGVRSHLPVTDLLKMCVEKSNFRLWEESQMNIDYRGMGTTLTASLVCGNNAYIAQVGDSRAYLLRANQFEQITKDQSAVQMLIDLGRLTKEQAATAPNRNIIFQALGVEPSIQVALTKLELKQGDCLLLCSDGLSNKIEDNELRDILLAEDLDTACRDMVELANLRGGEDNITVITTKFLGEGLAQPITDEPIWRSVEILSIFFPGEGRRGMQTSKLPRIKIPEPIEDDE; encoded by the coding sequence TTGACTGAACAAGATAATATTCAACTAAAAATTTTTGGTATTAGTGATACAGGTGTTATTAGATCGCAAAATCAAGATTCTTTTATTGTTGCAGATCTTTCCACAGGGTCGATACTAGCAGATTTTTCTTCCCGCCGTTTTGTCTCTGGAACAAAAGAGATAATTAATCAAAATTTAGGTTCAGAAGGAAGTTTGCTAGCCGTTGCTGATGGTATGGGTGGGGCTGCTGCGGGAGATATTGCTAGTTATCTTGGTTTAGATACTTTAGTGGCAGAACTAACAAAGGCTGTAAATAATGGAGTACGTTCACATCTTCCTGTAACGGATTTACTAAAAATGTGTGTAGAAAAGTCTAATTTTCGTCTTTGGGAAGAAAGCCAAATGAATATAGACTATCGTGGGATGGGAACAACTCTAACAGCTTCATTAGTTTGCGGTAACAATGCTTATATTGCTCAAGTTGGAGATAGTAGGGCTTATCTACTTAGGGCAAATCAATTTGAGCAAATTACTAAGGATCAATCAGCCGTACAAATGTTAATAGATCTTGGACGATTAACCAAAGAGCAAGCTGCTACAGCACCAAATCGGAATATTATTTTCCAGGCTTTAGGGGTTGAACCTAGCATACAAGTAGCCCTAACCAAATTAGAGTTAAAACAAGGTGATTGTTTGTTGCTTTGTTCTGATGGTTTATCAAACAAGATTGAAGATAATGAATTAAGAGATATTTTATTAGCGGAAGATTTAGACACGGCTTGTCGTGATATGGTAGAACTTGCTAACTTACGAGGTGGAGAAGATAACATTACTGTAATAACCACAAAGTTTTTAGGAGAAGGTTTAGCACAACCTATAACAGATGAACCTATTTGGCGAAGTGTTGAAATTCTTTCTATTTTCTTCCCAGGTGAAGGAAGACGTGGAATGCAAACTAGCAAACTACCACGTATTAAAATACCTGAACCTATTGAAGATGACGAATAA
- a CDS encoding LysM peptidoglycan-binding domain-containing protein, whose product MSNFIQYIVKKGDTLSKIAQNTTGGKVSWQKIFQANRDVLSNPNRIYPGQALKIPTLGKASEVSSSAKDSGAAGSYSQYTVKRGDSLSKIAKNVTGGKLSWQQIYQANRDVIRNPNVITPGQVLRIPANGSTVKQVCEQAKTGDYISYTVVKGDTLSSIALKVTKGKVPWQAIFKANRDIIKNPNLIHPGQVLRIPTGGDKAPTERSTSLEQGIIVNKETGQEIKIGGTLPDPKDPTSPNYTPRFSPSELPPGVDLRKFMTKVEDQSQTSSCVANAVVGAFEYLLSRTFGKSPDLSRLFIYFNARDMDGKADKDEGSKLAYAVRVVQKQGVCVEPTWPFDVKRVLARPNEKAYKEANTFVIKHGKRVDLSNLHHVKSALAEGYALPFIVIIFESFQKVGPKGRVPVPDPDNEKSLGGHAMLLVGYSEKDKVFIVRNSWGEKWGDKGYCYIPYEYFADSSGKATRFVGDTWLVAGIQEANKSPHQDKKPIKPSKKDKKKNKKGSPNRSHISPAWGVLAVPAVIPVVDYAVDIWCENNNSIFNYTEWDINEGLNLYDISYYQTEYSFYPSQLSSYTENFAFYTNTSEFYQECNSYWETWEESAHEIESEWEYETFLSEEEEYALEESEFEEELEWYEEDWDEDDFEDDDDYLEDDDDDYEDDTDYDDDDDDLDWDDDDDDLFEFVDDDDDDDDDDDDDDDDDDDDDDDDDDDDDDDDDDDDDDDDDDDDDDDDDDDDDDDDDDDDDDDDDDDDDDDDDDDDDDDDDDDDDDDDDDDDDDDDDDDDDDDDDDDDDDDDDDDDDDDDDDDDDDDDDDDDDDDDDDDDDDDDDDDDDEGDDDEDDDDEGDDDEGDDDEGDDDEGDDDEGDDDEGDDDEGDDEGDDDEGDDDEGGRRRVMMEAMRRMKGRKKAGDDEGDDEGDDEGDDEGGEEDDGGEEEDGGDEGDDGGDEGDDGGDGGDDGGDGGDDGGDGGDDGGDGGDDGGDGGDGGDDGGDE is encoded by the coding sequence ATGTCAAATTTCATTCAATATATAGTAAAAAAAGGGGATACACTATCTAAGATAGCCCAAAATACAACAGGTGGAAAAGTTTCTTGGCAAAAAATCTTTCAAGCCAATCGTGATGTCCTAAGTAATCCTAATAGAATTTATCCAGGTCAAGCACTAAAAATTCCTACTCTAGGGAAAGCTTCTGAAGTTAGCTCTTCAGCAAAAGATTCTGGTGCAGCAGGTAGTTATTCACAATATACAGTAAAAAGAGGTGATAGCTTATCAAAAATAGCTAAAAATGTAACAGGTGGAAAACTTTCTTGGCAACAAATCTATCAAGCTAACCGAGATGTAATTAGAAATCCAAATGTAATTACTCCTGGGCAAGTTTTACGTATCCCCGCAAATGGTTCAACAGTAAAACAAGTCTGTGAACAAGCAAAAACGGGTGATTATATTTCTTACACTGTAGTAAAAGGAGATACTTTATCAAGTATTGCCCTAAAAGTTACTAAAGGTAAAGTACCTTGGCAAGCAATTTTCAAGGCTAACCGAGACATTATCAAAAACCCAAACCTTATACATCCTGGGCAAGTTCTACGGATCCCAACAGGTGGAGATAAAGCACCAACAGAGCGTTCAACTTCTCTTGAACAAGGCATTATTGTAAACAAAGAAACTGGTCAAGAAATTAAAATTGGAGGAACATTACCAGATCCAAAAGATCCAACATCTCCAAATTATACTCCTAGATTTTCCCCTTCTGAACTTCCTCCCGGTGTAGATTTACGTAAATTTATGACTAAGGTAGAAGATCAAAGCCAAACTAGTAGTTGTGTTGCAAATGCTGTGGTAGGAGCATTTGAGTATTTACTTAGCCGTACATTTGGCAAATCGCCTGATCTTAGCCGTCTCTTTATTTACTTTAATGCTAGAGATATGGACGGCAAAGCAGATAAAGACGAAGGTTCAAAACTTGCTTATGCAGTTAGAGTAGTGCAAAAGCAAGGTGTTTGTGTAGAACCAACCTGGCCTTTTGATGTTAAAAGAGTTTTGGCACGTCCCAACGAAAAAGCATACAAAGAAGCTAATACTTTTGTAATTAAACATGGTAAACGTGTAGATTTATCTAATCTTCATCATGTAAAAAGTGCTTTAGCTGAAGGTTATGCTCTTCCATTTATAGTAATTATCTTTGAATCTTTCCAAAAAGTAGGCCCCAAAGGTCGTGTTCCTGTACCAGATCCAGATAATGAAAAATCTCTAGGCGGCCATGCAATGTTGCTTGTTGGCTACTCAGAAAAAGATAAAGTGTTTATTGTTCGTAATTCTTGGGGTGAAAAATGGGGAGACAAAGGTTATTGCTATATTCCTTATGAATATTTTGCTGATTCTAGTGGTAAAGCAACTCGTTTTGTTGGAGATACTTGGTTAGTTGCTGGTATACAAGAAGCCAATAAATCACCTCATCAAGATAAGAAACCTATTAAACCTAGCAAGAAAGACAAAAAGAAAAACAAAAAAGGTTCTCCTAACAGAAGCCATATTTCTCCTGCATGGGGAGTCTTGGCGGTTCCCGCTGTTATTCCTGTTGTTGACTATGCTGTAGATATTTGGTGCGAAAACAACAACTCAATATTTAACTACACAGAATGGGATATAAACGAAGGTCTAAACCTTTATGATATTAGCTATTATCAAACAGAATATTCCTTCTATCCTTCACAACTTTCATCTTATACAGAAAACTTTGCCTTTTATACAAACACCTCAGAATTTTACCAAGAGTGTAATAGCTATTGGGAAACATGGGAAGAATCAGCCCACGAAATAGAAAGTGAATGGGAATATGAAACATTTTTGAGCGAAGAAGAAGAATATGCACTAGAAGAATCAGAGTTTGAAGAAGAATTAGAATGGTATGAAGAGGATTGGGATGAGGACGACTTTGAGGATGACGATGACTACTTAGAAGACGATGATGATGATTATGAAGACGATACAGATTACGACGACGATGATGATGATTTAGATTGGGACGACGATGATGATGATCTATTTGAATTTGTAGATGATGATGATGACGATGATGATGATGATGATGATGATGATGATGATGATGATGATGATGATGATGATGATGATGATGATGATGATGATGATGATGATGATGATGATGATGATGATGATGATGATGATGATGATGATGATGATGATGATGATGATGATGATGATGATGATGATGATGATGATGATGATGATGATGATGATGATGATGACGATGATGATGATGATGATGATGATGATGATGATGATGATGATGATGATGATGATGATGATGATGATGATGATGATGATGATGATGATGATGATGATGATGATGATGATGATGATGATGATGATGACGATGATGATGATGATGATGATGATGATGATGATGATGATGATGATGATGATGATGATGATGATGATGATGATGATGATGATGATGATGATGATGACGATGATGATGATGACGAAGGTGATGATGACGAAGATGATGATGACGAAGGTGATGATGACGAAGGTGATGATGACGAAGGTGATGATGACGAAGGTGATGATGACGAAGGTGATGATGACGAAGGTGATGATGACGAAGGTGATGACGAAGGTGATGATGACGAAGGTGATGATGATGAAGGTGGTAGACGAAGGGTGATGATGGAGGCGATGAGGAGGATGAAGGGGAGGAAGAAGGCAGGGGATGATGAAGGCGATGATGAAGGCGATGATGAAGGTGATGATGAAGGTGGCGAAGAAGACGATGGTGGCGAGGAAGAGGACGGCGGTGATGAAGGTGACGATGGTGGTGATGAAGGTGACGATGGTGGTGACGGCGGTGATGATGGCGGTGACGGCGGCGATGACGGCGGCGACGGTGGCGATGATGGCGGTGACGGTGGCGATGATGGCGGTGACGGCGGCGACGGTGGCGACGACGGCGGCGATGAATAA
- a CDS encoding SHOCT domain-containing protein has protein sequence MNAMKLLVRMFNEILAVVHPDKVFLNETKEETIEEIKEKKLSNNIDLSKVKVAPLLAHYSPVDALRELKKLYEEGILTEEEYNLKKRKYLDLI, from the coding sequence ATGAATGCAATGAAATTGCTGGTACGAATGTTTAATGAAATTCTAGCGGTTGTTCATCCAGATAAAGTCTTTCTAAATGAAACTAAGGAAGAAACAATTGAAGAAATTAAGGAAAAGAAACTATCTAACAATATTGACTTATCTAAAGTTAAAGTTGCACCTTTGTTGGCTCATTACTCTCCTGTAGATGCTTTGCGGGAATTAAAAAAACTTTATGAGGAAGGAATTTTGACAGAAGAAGAGTATAACTTAAAAAAACGAAAATATTTAGATTTAATTTAA